CCAGGGGCTCCTTTATGATCGTGAACTCGAACTTGGCCGCGATCCGGATATAAAGGTCATAGTCACTTGCCCTCGGAAATTGTTCATCCGACAAGCCTACTTTTTCAAAAACTTTTGATGGGACCATCACCTGGGAAGTTGTAGATATAAAGGGGCCCTTCAGGAGCTCCCGGTAATAAGAGCCCGTGGCGGTCGTATTCTCACGAAAATCCTTGCAAAAAGGAGCAAAGAAGAGCGTCGATTCAGTGGTGCCCGCGTCGTTGAACTCTATACCGTCGACCGCGATGAGCCCTGAATAGGGATGATTGTTGGCTTCCCTGGTCTGAACTGATAGTTTTTCCGGCTCCCAGAGGTCATCGCCGTCGAGGAAAGCGATAAACTGACCGCCTGCCTTGCGAATGCCCGTATTCCGGGAAGCGGCAATCCCCTTGTTCGGCTGGCGCACATATATGATTTTATCCCCAAATGTGGCAATGCGGTCGGGCGTATCATCCGTTGACCCATCATCTACAACTATGACTTCGAATGGTGAATAGGTCTGGGCGAAGACGCTTCTCAAGGTATCTTCGATATACCGACCCTGATTATATGTGGTCACTACAACACTTACCAATGAGTTCAATCCTGTCCTCCCTTTAAGACGGTCCTGCGCCCCTACCTGCCGGCAGGAAAAGCCTTACAGCTCATCCTTTTTATCCGTTTGAAAGCATGGGAAACCATTAAATCGGAGACGGCCAGTAATCCACCCGTGCTTCCCTTCTTCAGAAGCTGTGCCACGCACCTTCTGGAATCGTATTCAAAGTAGTCTCTTAGAATTTTCGGGGGCCATGCCCTTTGAGAAAGATGCTCGGATATGGAAAATAATTCCGCAGCCGATGCGGAGCTCCTGGGCCCGGAGTCATATTCGTTCAAAAGGCGATCGTAAAGTCGTTTTACCGCGGTCAAGTCCCCGTTATGTAAATAACCTTTTAATAGTCCTATTTTGCCGCAGGCGAATTCATGATAGGACCTGACAAGGGTGGTAAGAAACGTGTTTTCGAGATAATTTCTTCTGGTCATGTTGTCCTTATGCCACCTGTATTCGCCCGTTACCTTGTTCACCTGAAGGAAGCGGTATTTTCCGGCAAACCGCATCCACATATCCCAATCCATAAGCTGGATCAGCTCCTCGTTGAACAGGCCTGTTGCAATAAAACAGTCTCTCTTGTGCAGCATGTTCAGAGTAGATATGTAATTGTTCCTGAATAAAGAATTCTTCGCGTATTTTTCGGGTCTGATGCCATACAGGCTCCTTGAGGCTTCAATAAAGTCGGAG
This DNA window, taken from Syntrophorhabdaceae bacterium, encodes the following:
- a CDS encoding glycosyltransferase, which codes for MNSLVSVVVTTYNQGRYIEDTLRSVFAQTYSPFEVIVVDDGSTDDTPDRIATFGDKIIYVRQPNKGIAASRNTGIRKAGGQFIAFLDGDDLWEPEKLSVQTREANNHPYSGLIAVDGIEFNDAGTTESTLFFAPFCKDFRENTTATGSYYRELLKGPFISTTSQVMVPSKVFEKVGLSDEQFPRASDYDLYIRIAAKFEFTIIKEPLVRWRCSPSSASGPKNLRPFRYLPEDIAILRNHLPRCALSVRSLIERTLEQKILRGAERLYYYGLNENRIKATAELLRLLRVSPVRLRIAAFLAGLWCPRVLGDVLRRPVRTMVAGDKNHLLP